In Lathyrus oleraceus cultivar Zhongwan6 chromosome 2, CAAS_Psat_ZW6_1.0, whole genome shotgun sequence, the DNA window CCATTTTTATATTATGGTTAGCTTGTCAAGATAAATTAGCAACAAAGGAGAGAATGTATaaatttggttttaattgataAAGATAGTTGCAGCTTCTGCAAACAATAAGAAACCATCCAACACTTATTATTCAATTGCACAGTCCTAAAAAATATTTGGACTTTTGGTCTGAACTGAATGCAGATTTATCACACCCTTGGTGCCTAAATGTTGAGCTAAGTTGGGTGGTCAACAAATGCAAAGGTAAGGGCTAGAAAAATCAACTTTTAAAATGTGCCTTCATTGAAGCTTTGTACGAAACTTGAAAGTATAAAAACCTCACATGTTTTTGCAATAATATTAGCAGTCCTATTGTTTGTCCTCAAATAATTGATgttactccctccgttcctttttaaatgtcattttttttaaaaataaatgtgtctttttaattgtcacttgcaaagttcaaggtagtattaattaCACTTTTATCAAAATTACCCCTAAGTAATTATTACAAAGAGAGAAAGTAAAAtaaatgtaataaataattaaggatATTATAGTAAAACaagaattattgtttgaaaagtaaaTTAATGATTAGTTTTCTTGATATGtgtaaaaaatcaaaaaataatatttaaaaagGAAGGGAGGGAATAGTGTTTATAGAGCCTATATCAAACATAGGCTAAGACACCACATAGGGAGATTAATGATCCCTTAAATTGTTTAAGCTCACTTAGTTTCTTGTTTTTCTTTAATGTCTTAATTTATTTAAGCTCACTTAGTTTCTTTGTTTTGTAATCGTTTTTGGAATATATTGAAgtaaattgtttttaaaaaaaatataaagataaaatttgcaaaaataaaataaaataaaatagtagTTGTATCTAATTTATCTTGAATAACATTAACAAACAGTAGCTAACACATAACACAAGCCTGCCTAATTTCCTTTCTTATTAATTCAATTTCAATGTTAATTATTGTTAACATGATTCCTCTCTTAGAAACCTCATTTGCTTTGCAATGAAAGCTTCTATCGCACGCTGAAACTCCTCATTGCTCAGCATATCCTGCGGATACAAAATTTCCCGCACCTTAATCTCCGTTTCCGATCGCTGTAATTTCTCATTCTTTTCCTCTCCGTTCATAATCTCCGGCAAAGACTCACTCCGGCAGTAAACTTTATTACCAGAATCTGTTACGGTTACTGCGCATGAATCTACATCTTCCACACAGGTCTCACAACTCTGCTTGTCCTGGCACTCTAACCGCTCCTCTACTGGAAATTCAGAATCAGCGGCGGAGGAAGACGAGAAGCGGAGGTCAGACTGAGCGAGGAGTGCAACGATGATGGCGTTTGATAAAGCGAAGATGAAGAGAGGACTCCGGAGGAAGTCGGCGGAGATACGGAGAGCGAAAGGGAGACGGTTGAGGATCCAAAAGAGAAAGAAGAGAACTAAGCATAACTCGAGAAGACGAAGCGTTCTGGCAATGCCGGTGAAAATACTGTATGTTGATATTGTGCTTTGTTTCTCTTCTTTGATGTTGAATGCTTCCATGGAAATAACTGGAGAGAGAAACTCAGAAATTTTTGAAGAGGAAGAGAGGGGAGGGAGAAATATGAGAGCCTTTAATTTATAATGTAtctaatttttgtttttatttatttatatatataataCTAAATTATAGGATAAAAGAGAATTTTCCTAAAAATTTAAGTATAAAAAATCCAGAGCTTCTAAAAATTGACTTATTCCAATCGTGCATGTTTAGAACAGAATCAAAACTGCTCTAACAACTGGCGTACTGAAATTGTATTATTAGACCTGCTGCTATCTACTCTCTATTCAGTATCTTTTTTCAGTATTTCTTTCTTTTCAAATTCGAAAAGTGGTTTTATTCAAGCTCATCAATATATAGATTTGGGTACTTTTATTTATTTGTGGTATTTATGAGTTAGTTTATTTAGTCAAAGAGAGTGAAAAGAGAAGTTATGAGGATTGATGGAGGGGTGAAAATATGCGTGAAAGTTTAGTTAGACAAGAAGTGGGATTTCACGTGAGGCTATGAATCAGCGTAAAGTACAGTGGCTCGTGCATGATTTTTTTGTCTTTGAAATAATAACATTGCTTCTTGAATCAAAGGAAAGGACGGGAATTGATGTACCAAATCACCATTTACTAATTCAACTTTTTCATCTAACACGCATTGTTTATTCGGATCATGTGGTTACGTCTTTGCTCAAACCAAGCTAAAACATAAACGTTTTGTCCTTTTACCACTGAATTATATGGCATCGCTATCTGTATCAAGATTGATCTTTAGAATTGTACAATTGTAATTAAATATG includes these proteins:
- the LOC127123648 gene encoding uncharacterized protein LOC127123648, with product MEAFNIKEEKQSTISTYSIFTGIARTLRLLELCLVLFFLFWILNRLPFALRISADFLRSPLFIFALSNAIIVALLAQSDLRFSSSSAADSEFPVEERLECQDKQSCETCVEDVDSCAVTVTDSGNKVYCRSESLPEIMNGEEKNEKLQRSETEIKVREILYPQDMLSNEEFQRAIEAFIAKQMRFLREESC